agacttGGGGGATAAAATAGGACTGGTGTGGGGGACAGAGGGAagctatttttgatagggatggtCAGGGAGGTGCCTCTCAGAGGAGATGACAGTTGAGACTTGAATGAAGCCCAGTGGTTTTCTGGGGAAACAGTGCTCATTCTTTGTCCAgagaacatttattgagtaatGAGCTGGGCaagggtgggagtggggaaaCTAGTACAGAGGCCACCACAGTGGTCCAGGCAGTGGTGGCAGTGGACAGGGTGAGAATAgatctacttctgggtatattttAAAGAGTCCAGACCTTATAGGTTCATGAGGGCTGTTCTCAAGATGGTGTCCACCCTGACTCTCTGTTTGCAGGACTTCGAGGATGATCCTCGGGCCCTGGGGGCCCGTGGGCACCGCCGTTCTGTCAGCCGAGGCTCCTACCAGCTGCAGGCACAGATGAACCGTGCTGTCTATGAGGACAGGTACACATCAGGGGCAGCTGAGGGCTGGGCTTTGTGAGGGGCCACAGAGCAACAGCAGAATGAACTCTAGCACTTGTCTTCCTGTTACCCCTCAACTCCCACTGGGGCTCAGGCCACCTGGCAGTGTGGTGCCCACATCAGTGGCAGAAGCAAGTCGAGCCATGGCTGGGGACACATCACTGAGTGAAAACTATGCCTTTGCGGGCATGTACCATGTTTTTGACCAGCACGTAGATGAGGCAGGTGAGTCAGTGGGTGGTAAATCTCATCACCACACATTTATTCAAATTATGACTACCACCGAGTGCATGCTTTTCTGGAACACAGAGTCTCTGGCCCATCTTTGAAGGAATTGCCATACGTAAAACCTTCTGCAAACCTAAAAGTTAGTGATCTGCAAAATCTCAGGTGCTTTGTCTACCGTAAAGAATCCCTTGCAGAAGGCTTCTGGGGTCATGAGTCACTTGGAAGAGTTCAAAGCCTTTGCTGCAGAGAAATCCCCTCACAAAGGGCAGCATGGTTTTCGCACACTGCCCAGACCTTGGTAACTGTAAAGTTCTTGCTGAGATGTAGCAGCCTTTTCACATTGCAGAAGCCTTTTGCAATCCACAAAGTACCTGCTAAGGTTCAGGGACCTTATGGCAGAGGGCCTTCTAGGTTCCAACTCCCTTTCTCAGCTGAGGAAAGCCCTTTGCTGAGGCCACCGTGCCTGGTGCAGTGGGTCCTGGCTCCTGGCCCACAGATCAGAGGTTTTAACAAACGAAAGCACCCAATGAGTGTGTTGACTCTCACAAATGGCTCCCTCGCATTGCAGTTCCAAGGGTGCGCTTTGCCAATGATGACCGCCACCGCCTGGCCTGCTGCTCACTTGACAGCAGCATCTCTCTGTGCCAGCTGGTGCCTGCCCCACCCACTGTGCTCCATGTGCTGCGAGGACACACCCGTGGTGTCTCGGATTTCGCCTGGTCTCTCTCCAATGACATCCTTGTGTCCACCTCACTCGATGCTACCATGCGCATCTGGGCCTCTGAGGATGGCCTCTGCATCCGGGAGATCCCGGACCCTGATGGCGCTGAATTGCTCTGCTGTACCTTTCAGCCGGTCAACAACAACCTCACTGTGGTCAGGTTCTAGGACCCTTGTTTGTTGAGGGTGGGGATGCCAGCCCAGGAGGGCTGTCCCAGGAAATCAGTATGGTGGGGGGTTCCTGTAGTCCACCCCACAGTCCTCCTGTGGTCAGACTCAGAGAGAAAGAGGTCAGAATGGGGATGCAGTTCTTGGTCTGGAATGGCTTCGCGGAGGTTCACTCCAAGGGGCACCAGTCAGGGGCCTGGCACCCCTTCAGTCCTATCAGCTGCAGGGGCTGCTGGTTGCAGAGCAGGTAACCCTCATCTCATCTCAGTGGCAGTGACTGTGGTCCAACCCCATGATGGAAATTCAGACGGCAGGGGCAGGAAATGAAAAGTCTGGCCTGGTCCTGAGCGGGGAGTAGAAGCAGGCCGGCCTAATAAGCTTGTGCTCTGGGGCCCTTTCTATTGCAGCAGCTACAGCAGCCTCTGTGCAGTCAAAGCTCCAGGAAGGGCCAGTTAGGGAGCAGACGAGTTATTACAGGCCTGAGATGGCCCTGTGGTTTGCCCACTACAGGGGTTGCTGGCTAAGGGGCAGCATTATGGGTCTGGGGAGCAGCTGTCTACTCTGGTCAGATTGCAAGAGGGGCTGGCTTGGGAGGGTTAAAGGCCTGGGTCACCTTCTAGTCTACCTGCCACAGCCCCACTGTGATTAGACTCCAGTAGGGACCAGCTAGTCCCATCCACAGCAGCCCCACTGTGGTCAGACTCCAGGAGGGACTGACTGGGAGCAGGATGATGGTGTTTGGGTCTCACCTACAGGTGGGGAATGCCAAGCACAACGTGCATGTCATGAACATCTCCACGGGGAAGAAAGTGAAAGGTGGCTCCAGCAAGCTGACAGGCCGTgtcctttctctgtcttttgatgCCCCTGGGCGGCTGCTCTGGGCGGGTGATGACCATGGCAGTGTTTTCTCCTTCCTGTTTGACATGGCCACAGGTAGGCAGGTCCCAGGCTTGCGTCTGGGTGCTCGCACTCCCACCCTCCCAGTGCATCACCCTCACccttccttctgcctccctctgttGTCGCAGGGAAGCTGACAAAAGCCAAGCGTCTGGTGGTACATGAGGGTAGCCCTGTGACCAGCATCTCCGCCCGCTCCTGGGTCAGCCGCGAGGCCCGGGACCCCTCACTGCTTATCAATGCTTGCCTCAATAAGCTGCTGCTCTACAGGTGGGTATCCCCTTTCCAGGTTGCCTGGAGATGGGTGGCTTGCCACCTCCATCAGACTGGAACAGGAGCCCTGTCTCCCATCAGATGAAGACGCATAGGGCCTGAGAGCCTGTCTCCTCCATCAGGCTTATCTCACTGAGTGGGGAGTCCAGTCtcctgatgatgatgatgatgataccaGTAGCAGCAGTAATAGCAGTAGCAGTGGCTGGCGCTTACACAGCAGTTGCTGGGCCAGGCCCTTTTTGCAGCACCGTACACCTGTCACCTCAATTATTCCTCACAGCAACGCTGTGAGGTGGGTGCTCTTATCAtgtccgttttacagatgagcaaactgaggcataAAACAGGCTAGGGCAGAGCAGTGgcctgttttccttcctttcttttttggtgtggatTCCTCTCCCCACTCACATATGATGTTACCAGATGTGGTCCTCAGCCTGGGCTGCATGCTGGAATGACCTAAAGAGCTTCAAAACATCATGGCCAGGCCTCAGTCCAGGCCAGTGATTTTAGCCCTGGGGTGGGACTAGGTACTGGTATATTGGAAATGATACCAAGTGATGTCCAGCCAGGCCTGAAAACCACTGCTCAACAGCATTCTTTCTACTCCACTATTTTgtcttctcctttaaaaaaatgtacacacacacacatgcagcactcacacatacacatacgaTTTTTAATTTAAGGAAATTCCCAAGAGTTTTGCCTATTCTTgccatcctctccctgccctcctccctcctgccacctcggcctgccccctgccccagtaAAGCATGCTAACAATTCTGTATGTACCTTTCTCTGTTTGGTTCTCTCTGCTGTAGTCCTAGGCCTGTACACACCCCCACAGATTTTGAGGGTGGGTCCTTAATTTACAGAAGTGAGCTCCTCCATCCTTATCCACAGCTCACTTTTCCCACCAGACAATGGCTGTAGAAGTATCCCCAGGTCACCTGCAATTGCTTCAGTTTGTTCTGTTGAGTGGCCATGTGGTGCTCCACGGTGCAGGGCTGCATAGTTTGGCCAGCCATTGCCTTTCTTTGGGTGGGTCCTCACACCAGGCTCTCTCAGAGCCCCTTAGAAAGAGAAACTAGGGAATTAAACTATAGAGGCTCACCATTTATCCAACAGCTACAGTGTCTGAGCTGTCACTACCTCAGGGGCCAGCGTTTGCTTTACAGGTTTATGCAGTCATCTCCAAACTGGATTTCATGCCCTTGGAAAGAACTCAGGCACAGGAGTGGGGACACAGACTGGGCCCCCACTCATCCCTGTCTGGAACTGAGGCTGTGCCTCAACCTGCTCTCATCCTCCCCTCAGGGTGGTAGACAACGAGGGCACCCTGCAGCTGAAGAGAAGCTTCCCCATTGAACAGAGCTCCCACCCTGTGCGCAGTATCTTCTGCCCCCTCATGTCCTTCCGCCAGGGGGCCTGTGTGGGTGAGTCCCATAGGGTCAGGGTGtctgggtggctggggaggggcaAGGCCCAGGGCTGGTGCTGATCTGGCTCAGATGTATGACACCCTGGTGCCCTAAATTCCTGGGCCTTGAGAACGCTCACATCTCAGCAGCCTCCCACTCTGACCACAGACCCCCAAATGGCCCAGAAACCTTCCAGCCTGagacacagagcctcccagattGCTCAGACACCTCACACTCTGGACACAGAACCAAAACAGCTAGGTGACCTCCCATCTAGGATGGTCCTCCCCAACCGCCCCCACCACCCAAACCACACTGGGACCTCACACCTTGATGTAAATCCCTCACCACCTCAGACGCCTCAGAGACTTCACACCCAGGGCACCCCCCTGCTTCCCGTGTCACCTCCTGATGGCCTTTCTGTCTCATCTGGGCAGTGACAGGCAGTGAAGACATGTGTGTGCACTTTTTTGACGTGGAACGGGCAGCCAAGGCTGCTGTCAACAAGCTGCAGGGCCACAGCGCACCTGTGCTGGACGTCAGCTTCAACTGTGATGAGAGCCTGCTGGCTTCCAGTGACGCCAGTGGCATGGTCATTGTCTGGAGGCGGGAGCAGAAGTAGGAACCTTCAGGCCCTACCACTGTCTACCTTCTCACCCAGCTCCCGCTCCAGCCTtgtgtttataaataaagttCCTGTGGTTGTGCTGCTGGCTTACTGCCAGGtctgctgggggtgggagggcggCTCTAGGACCCAAGATAGAGGGGTTCCCATATTCATTCATGTGCTGACTTACTCATTCAACAACCACTTACCAAATATCTACAGTATCATAGGCACCACTTCAAGTGTTTTACATGGTCATGCATTGGACAGaaattattaagcacctactatatgccaggaacTGTTTTAGGCCTTGGGGTACAGTTGTGACCTAGACTGataaaaatccctgccctcatggggctTGCATTCAAGTGGAGGCGATAGATAGTAGACAAAAACGTGTAATAAATTTAAGTCAGTTCAAGATGAATGACGTGAGGAAAAATAAGGCAAAGAGAGGAGATAAGTTGCAGGAGTGGGAGTTGGGCTCTTGTGGGTGCTGTGATCAGGGAGGACGTTCTTGCTGGTGCAATTTAAACAAATACCTGAATAAAATGAGAGGCAGCACCATAGTGTCGGGGGGAGAATAACATGCTAGGCAGAGAGAAATGGCAGTGCAAATGTGCTGAGGCTGGAGTGTGCCAGAAGGGTCACTGTACAGGCCGGTGTGGCTAGACCAGAATATGGTAGGAGAAGAGGTTGGACATGCCCAATCCTGGAGGGCTTCATGGGCATGGAGAGGACTTGGTTACTCTGAGTGAGGGGTGCATCACCAgagagttttgagcagaggagggtGTGGTCCAACTTGGTTGTAAGAGGATCCCTGTGGGCACTGTGAGAACAGACTGGGGGGCAAGGGGGAAGTGGGGGACCAGTCAAGAGCCcctgcagcagtggggctgagcaGTGATTTGAGCAGAGGAGGGTGTGGTCCAACTTGGTTGTAAGAGGATCCCTGTGGGCACTGTGAGAACAGACTGGGGGGCAAGGGGGAAGTGGGGGACCAGTCAAGAGCCcctgcagcagtggggctgagcaGTGATGGGGACTTGGGCCAGAGTGGTGGCAGTGGAGGAGTTGAGGGGGAAATGTTGGCTTCCAGCACAGGGGTTTCATCCCATTAGTCCGCAGggccctgctgactcctcagggAAGCTCAGGCTCCCAGGCTGCCCCTGGCGCCAGGGTTCCCCACAAGTAGGGAGTGGAGGTGTTAGGGACGTGCAGAGCCAAGCTGGTACAGGTACAACTGTGGACCCTAAGGCTGAGCTCACGGCTCCTAAGGGGTGGTGGGGGTAGAGAGGATGGGGATTCTCTCTCCAACCACAGACCACCCTTAGCTCCTTCCACACCCACCCAGAGCTCCTAGTCAAGGCCTAGAATGACTCAGAAATCACAAAGCGATGTTCAACATTTGAGGGGAGCTTCAAATGTGGAGAGAAAGCTTGGGCTAGACAGATGAATAACCAAACTGCCCCGTCAGTGACCTGCATCCCCAAGAAATTATCAGAGTTGCCAGAAATGTCAAAGAGGCTATTGCTCCAACTCCTCCCATCCAGCTCCATAGGCTGCCATAACCAGATGCATCAGTGGGAAGTGTGACTAGCATCTAGAGATATGTGCTCAGTGCACAGTCACAGACTGTAAGCTGGCCTAGTGGTGTGGAGCTGCTGAGAAAACACCAGCAGCCTTGTTGGGGAAGGAAAATAACCTGTTTGTTCACGCCACACTACCTGACAGTGTGGTTGCTTGTAGCCAAAAACATTTCTGCCTGCTGCTTCCCTCTGACAGCCCTTAAGGTACATGGTGAAGCGATAGGGACCTGAGAGCTGGCCTGCTCTTGATCCAGATCATGTATCTCTGTCGGAGGTCCCTAAGAGCACCCAGACTCCATGGTCTGCTAGGACTCTCAGTCTCAGCATATGGTTGTATATACAGCTATGATTTATGGCAGCAAAAAGATATAGAGCATAATCAGCAAAGGGAAATGGTGCATGGGCCAAGGCTAGCAGAGACAGGCACGAGCTTCCAAGGGTCCGGGCCCAGTGGAGTCGCACAGGACACACTTAATTCCCCCAGCCATGGGTTGTGACAACACGTGCCAAACATTGTCAACCAGAAAAGCTCATTAGAGACTCAGTTCCCAGGTTTTTACAGGGGGCTGATCACATGGGCACCCCCTGCCTGGCACACACCCACCTTCCAGACTCCCAGAAGCAAAGAGGTGTTCAGCATAAACCACAGTGCTTATGTGAACAGTTTAAGCACATGAGCCCCTCTTAGCATCTGTAGGGGCTGGTAACCCTTACATAGTATAAGTTTCCAGATGCCAGCCAGGGGCCAGATTTGAAATAAACCTTTCCTCGGAggtcagttcaggctgctgtGAGACTTTCCCGCATGTTATGTTTCAGTGACGGGCAAGAACACTTGGGGGGGCCTCACTTTTCACGAACATGTTCTTCATTTCTTTAGCCTTTTTATTCACACTCTCTTTATTGAGCCTGGATACAAGATGGCTGGTCATGGATGTTGTCACACATGAGTGTGGGAGTTTGCTCCTTGTGAAATTTTGAGGTGGCACTCTAGTAGAATGAGTTGACATTCTACTTTAAATTCATCTTCATAGTACCTTTTCTTCACTGACAACCTAACAGGAAATAGTgagcaaataataaaaaatatcttaTTGGTGAAACTTGGGCCTCTGTTAATTTGTCTATTATACTGTGCCTCTGGTTTGACATCAGATCTGGAACTTTTAAACATTCCGCCGTCAATACTACTGTAGTCTTGCCTCAAGTCCAGGCCTCTGTTAACTGCCCCATGCCCTTTGTCTGACTTCAAATTTGTGAGTTTAACTACTTCATCAGGAGCCTCTCTGGTCTGAGCTTGAAGCTGGGTCTTTGTTAATTATTGCCCATCAGTGTACTACTGGTCAAATCTCATTCAAAACATGGCCTCTGTATAATATTCCACCAGCTATTGTCTTCCAGTCTAGTACTGCTTCCACCCCATCAAAACCCCTGGTTTAACTTTGAACCTACGTCTTTTCAACTCCTCCACTATCAGTGTCACAGTGGTCTAAACTCCAACCTGGGACTCTATAAGTCCACTGTCAATCACTCTTTGCTCTTGAATCCAGGCCTCAGCTAACTCATTATCAATGCTCCTCAAATCTGAAACTTCAACTTGAGCCTCTATTAACTTTTCCACACTCAGTGCTCCTCTGGCCTGACCTCAATGAACTATTCATGCCCCTATGATCTTATCTTGAGCCCTGGCCTCTATTTACTGTCCCTCTGTAACTGCCCCTCTGATCTGATATTGAACCTAGGACACTGGTATCACTCAAAGCATAAGTCCCCTCTGGGCAGACCTTAGATCTGTGTGCCTATAAACTATTCCGTTATTACTCCATTCTGATCAACTTGAACATGAGCTTCTACAAGCTATTCCACCATCATTACTCCTCTGATCTTATTTGGAACTGAAATTTGCTGACTATTCTTCAGTCCAACTTTGAATCTGGGCCTCTAGTCAGTATCTCACCATTCCTGGCTTTGTGCTCTAGCTGGTCCATTTTGAACTCCAGAACCATCAAGGCATCTCTGGTCTGACCTCAAATCCAGGCTCTGTTAACTTTTACTCCATCAAGACCCCCTTTATCTGAATTCTCACATGGGCAATTTCTTAACTAATCTGACATGACAGGCTCCTTATCCAACCAAACCCCTGAGCTTTTGTTAGCTTTCCACCACTGGCACCCCTCTGCTCTGACCATGAGTGGACACTTCTGTTACTATTCCAACATTGAGGTCCTCTGATTCAATTTTTAACTATTCCAAGACCCCTTCTCTCTGGCCTAACTGCCTCTATTAAACAATTAAGTGCCCTTCTGGACTACCTTAAAAATGGCGGTCTCTGTGAAGTATCCTACGTTACTGCTCTTCTGGTATGACCTTGAATACAGGCCTTTATTTCATATTCTAACTGAATGGCCCCTCTGGTCTCAGATCAAAGCTTGACCTCCATTAATTCTTTATCCAAGAAAGCCTTGCTGGTTGCACCTGGGCTTCTTTTTAACTATCCAACCCTCAATCCTCTCTGATCTGACTTTGCACCCAGGCCATTTTAACTCTTAAACCACAATGCTCCTTAAGCTCACAATGCTGAGGTTGGTCTGACCTCAGACTCGGTCCACAATTAACCACCACAATATCAATGTCCTTCTGGTCTGTCCTCAAGCCAGGGTCTCTTTT
This DNA window, taken from Manis pentadactyla isolate mManPen7 chromosome X, mManPen7.hap1, whole genome shotgun sequence, encodes the following:
- the WDR13 gene encoding WD repeat-containing protein 13 isoform X2, whose product is MAAVWQQVLAVDARYNAYRTPTFPQFRTQYIRRRSQLLRENAKAGHPPALRRQYLRLRGQLLGQRYGPLSEPGSARAYSNSIIRSSRTTLDRMEDFEDDPRALGARGHRRSVSRGSYQLQAQMNRAVYEDRPPGSVVPTSVAEASRAMAGDTSLSENYAFAGMYHVFDQHVDEAVPRVRFANDDRHRLACCSLDSSISLCQLVPAPPTVLHVLRGHTRGVSDFAWSLSNDILVSTSLDATMRIWASEDGLCIREIPDPDGAELLCCTFQPVNNNLTVVGNAKHNVHVMNISTGKKVKGGSSKLTGRVLSLSFDAPGRLLWAGDDHGSVFSFLFDMATGKLTKAKRLVVHEGSPVTSISARSWVSREARDPSLLINACLNKLLLYRVVDNEGTLQLKRSFPIEQSSHPVRSIFCPLMSFRQGACVVLAAFLE
- the WDR13 gene encoding WD repeat-containing protein 13 isoform X1 → MAAVWQQVLAVDARYNAYRTPTFPQFRTQYIRRRSQLLRENAKAGHPPALRRQYLRLRGQLLGQRYGPLSEPGSARAYSNSIIRSSRTTLDRMEDFEDDPRALGARGHRRSVSRGSYQLQAQMNRAVYEDRPPGSVVPTSVAEASRAMAGDTSLSENYAFAGMYHVFDQHVDEAVPRVRFANDDRHRLACCSLDSSISLCQLVPAPPTVLHVLRGHTRGVSDFAWSLSNDILVSTSLDATMRIWASEDGLCIREIPDPDGAELLCCTFQPVNNNLTVVGNAKHNVHVMNISTGKKVKGGSSKLTGRVLSLSFDAPGRLLWAGDDHGSVFSFLFDMATGKLTKAKRLVVHEGSPVTSISARSWVSREARDPSLLINACLNKLLLYRVVDNEGTLQLKRSFPIEQSSHPVRSIFCPLMSFRQGACVVTGSEDMCVHFFDVERAAKAAVNKLQGHSAPVLDVSFNCDESLLASSDASGMVIVWRREQK